Below is a window of Brachyspira hampsonii DNA.
AAGAACCTCTATTTATAGTATCATTGGACAGTGAAACAAATACAGTTTATGTTGGAAATAAAAATCATACATTGGTTGATGAAGTAAAAATATATGATGTTAATTGGATAGCTGAACCTATACAAAAAGAATTTGAAGCATTAGTAAAAACAAGAAGTGCTCATAAAGGTACTATGGCTCTTGTTATTCCAATAGATGAAAATACTATTAATATAAAATTTCATGAACCTACAGGTATTATAGCTAAAGGTCAGTCATGCGTATGTTATGATAATGATATAACTTTATGCGGCGGTATTGTTTATTGATTTACATTTATATGATTTTATTGTTTTTATATATGAGAGATTTTTTAATAGAGAATATAGTTTAAGGAAAATATCAGATGAATAAATTATATATTATGATATTTAGTTTTATTTTGTTTTTGTCATGCTCTAATGCCGTAAAAATAAATTGGGAAAGTGATTTTGATGTATCAGTTGAAAAATCAAAGTCTGAAAATAAAATAATAATGATGGATATATATACGGATTGGTGCGGGGCATGCAAGGAAATGGATAAAAATGTTTTTAAAAATAAAAATGTAGCTGATAGCAGCACAAATTTTATAGCATTAAAATTCAATCCTGAAAAAATGCCTAATGGAAAAGATATACTAAAAAAATATAATATATTAGGTTTTCCTACTATGCTTTTTATTAATAGCGATGGATTTATTTTAAAGAGAATAGTTGGTTATATTGAAAGCGATGAATTAATAAATGAAATGAATAGTATGAAAGAAAGAAATGATAGAGTAAATACCATATTCAAAGATGATAATATTTCATTAGATAAGTTAGATATTTATCTTGAATCAGGTTATGATAATGAAGCTTTGGATATGTATAATAAACTTACAGAAGAAAATAAAATACCTGAAGATAAAATGGCTAGGTATATGTCAAGTATTGCTCTTTTGCTTTTAGATAATGATAAACAAGATGAAGGAATGAAATATTTTAATGAGATAATAAGTAAATACAGCAATTATAATGAAGTTTATATAGCTCATTATTATAAGGCTTTGGATATGATAATTAATAATGCTCAGACAAATGAAGGTATAAAATATATAGAAAATCTCACTAATCAAGTACCAGACGGAATAAAAAATGAATATCTGGACTTTATAAATTATTTTAGTTCCAATTAAATATATTGTTTTATTATTAAAATACTTTATAATAGTATAATAAAAAAAGGAGAAAACTATGAATAAAAATACATTGATTATTTCTATAATGATATTTATCTCTATTGTTTCTTGTAATAAGGCAAGTGCTGAGATAAAATGGGAAAAAGATTTGGCTACCGCTATGAAGAAAGCTAAAGAGAAGAATATGCCTATAATGATAGATGTTTATA
It encodes the following:
- a CDS encoding thioredoxin fold domain-containing protein, whose protein sequence is MNKLYIMIFSFILFLSCSNAVKINWESDFDVSVEKSKSENKIIMMDIYTDWCGACKEMDKNVFKNKNVADSSTNFIALKFNPEKMPNGKDILKKYNILGFPTMLFINSDGFILKRIVGYIESDELINEMNSMKERNDRVNTIFKDDNISLDKLDIYLESGYDNEALDMYNKLTEENKIPEDKMARYMSSIALLLLDNDKQDEGMKYFNEIISKYSNYNEVYIAHYYKALDMIINNAQTNEGIKYIENLTNQVPDGIKNEYLDFINYFSSN